A genome region from Trichosurus vulpecula isolate mTriVul1 chromosome 5, mTriVul1.pri, whole genome shotgun sequence includes the following:
- the LOC118852244 gene encoding olfactory receptor 2AP1-like gives MKNLTTLTDFILLGLTDASEFQVVVFLFLFLIYVSSVISNLTIITLTLLDSHLQTPMYFFLRNFSILEIFFTSVFTPRILLSISTGNKTISFAGCFLQYFFAIFLGATEFYLLAAMSYDRYVAIKKPLHYMTIMSSRVCILLIFCSWLAGFLIAAPAVLMASFLDFCSSNIINHYYCDTTPLLKLSCSDTDLVELVDSLLAIVTLMSTLGLVIVSYSNIIQTILRFPSSQQRKKAFSTCSSHMIVISLSYGSCIFMYIKPSAKEDFTFHKEVSMFPTAITPLLNPFIYTLRNKQVIQAFKDLVQKIMNH, from the coding sequence ATGAAAAATCTCACCACACTGACTGACTTCATTCTTCTGGGACTGACAGATGCATCTGAATTCCAAGTggtggtttttctctttctctttctcatctatgTGTCCAGTGTCATCAGTAACTTGACCATTATCACTCTCACTCTATTGGATTCCCACCTCCAGACACCCATGTATTTCTTCCTTAGGAATTTTTCCATCTTAGAAATTTTCTTCACATCTGTTTTTACTCCCAGAATCCTACTGAGCATCTCAAcaggaaacaaaaccatcagCTTTGCTGGCTGCttccttcagtacttttttgCCATATTTCTGGGGGCCACAGAGTTTTACCTTCTGGCTGCCATGTCCTATGATCGCTATGTTGCCATCAAAAAACCCCTGCATTACATGACCATCATGAGCAGCAGAGTCTGCATCCTGCTTATCTTCTGCTCTTGGCTGGCTGGGTTTCTGATTGCTGCCCCAGCAGTCCTAATGGCTAGTTTCCTGGACTTCTGCTCATCCAATATAATAAATCATTATTATTGTGATACTACTCCCCTTCTGAAGCTCTCTTGCTCAGACACAGACCTGGTAGAGCTAGTCGATTCTCTCTTAGCCATAGTGACACTGATGTCAACCTTAGGGTTGGTGATTGTCTCCTATTCAAACATTATTCAGACGATTCTCAGATTTCCTTCTTCCCAGCAAAGGAAAAAGGCCTTTTCCACCTGTTCTTCCCATATGATTGTCATTTCTCTATCCTATGGCAGCTGTATCTTCATGTACATTAAGCCCTCAGCAAAGGAAGATTTCACCTTCCATAAGGAGGTAAGTATGTTTCCAACCGCAATCACCCCCCTGCTGAATCCTTTCATTTACACCCTAAGGAACAAACAAGTGATACAAGCCTTCAAGGACTTGGTTCAAAAGATCATGAATCATTAA